The sequence actggaacaatatttctaatggagaacgtggggaatggtcagaggctaTGGACACGAAtgtcattttgtttgttattttgtgatgtcattaaaaatgttaaaagggAAATACTGTGACTTGGAAAGTATACCAACTACATATATGAAGTTTCCATACTATGAGTTGTGCATGTAATATGAAAGATGATGAAAAGGTTTTTGTTAACAcagggatgtgatttgagaagTTAAGAGATAATTGTTTTCCATAACTTTGCACAGTGAGTAATCACCGCTCCAGAGTGAGGTcagggagcgtgccagcctgACGGAACCGCCCTTTTGAGGAAAAAGTATAAAGGATGGGTTACGAAGTTAACACATTGAACCAGAAAAAGCGTGAAGCGGCAGCTGTGCGTTTAAAATGGGTTGAAttttgaatctcaacacgaggtagagatgataaactcacctcccggacaatcactggtatggGTGATTAGCTGTTCTAAGTAATGTATCTTCAAAAGCGAATTTAAGTAAGACCATCCTGttactctgctcaaaccatcTTATTACGCTACTCTCAGCACCCCATTGGGGAACCATCGATATGGCTGGCTAAGCCTATCTTCAAGAGCAAATGGAAGGAAAACCAACTCTGTAATTCTGTTCAGGAATACACAACAAGTCACCGGATACCGGACAACTACAAAGAAGGACAACAGGAGGAATTGTTGGAACCATTTTGGACattcagagccttacaagcgtgccgcGAAAGGGCCCAAACCCCCTTTCCAAGGCTGCTCCATTCACCGAGAGACCCCCGGCGAACCCAAGCATGTCAtgaaatacattcatgatttctttcTCAATGTTTGCGGTGACTCCtgtgcaaagtatatggttattgtaggtgagagtagtttctgaatGTGACAATGTTaagtgtctcggtctctctccctctcttctttaacaagcgTCCATGTTGTTGTCaatccgctagggacctgttttcagcgtattaagtctccagtcaataaccggtgcagagtatatgtttatcctgtgttcccatttagttagctagtaaataaataatttaaccaATTTGTggagtactgaatcataagtaaggttCGGGTTTTTGAAGATGCAAGGTTATGACTATTCAAAATGATGATATGAtatgaggttatgattaataagttgactgtttatagataTGATAGGTAAAGAACTTTGAGTTTAATTCgagagatggtaactctttaaagaactgCTCTCGTGGTGCCTCAGATCCTAATGATTTAATTGTTACATGGTTAATTttaaatcgggtaacaattacATAGTTGGTTAATTTGttaaataacagtcttcagattAATGTTAAAGTCAATGCACGACATTATCATAGTAACCTATCCGGTCCCAAGTGAAAATACCAGTCATCGGAAGGCAAGTCCGAGTCACCAATGGTCGAGAAGGCGAGTCCAAGTTTAGTCACAAGACATAAAAATTGTGATTTGAGTCGTACTTGAGTCCGAGTCCTGTACTTGAGTACCACAACACTGCATAAATCACATACATAAAATATATGTACATGTTAGCACTAAGTAGCTTTGGGATAAAATTCCCATATTGTGTTATTATTGACAATCATACAATATAATTTTCCTCCTTTGCTCTGTAGGAGtctcggctggtggaggtccctCATATGAAGGACATTCCAGTGGATGTGACCCCTAACCTGCAGGAGAGGCTCAGCGGGGTGACAGACGTCCTCTCCCGGATCTCCAAGCTAGTGTCTGAGGACCTGGAGAAGGCTGTGTCCACAGCTGTGGGGCAGGACAAGCAAGGTAACCTAACCTAACCTCACTGTATGAAGGAGGAGGCTGTGTGTAAGATCAGGACAAGATAACCTAACCTCACTGTATGAAGGAGGAGGCTGTGTGTAAGGTCAGGACAAGCAAGGTAACCTAACCTCACTGTATGAAGGAGGAGGCTGTGTGTAAGGTCAGGACAAGCAAGGTAACCTAACCTCACTGTATGAAGGAGGAGGCTGTGTGTAAGGTCAGGACAAGGTAACCTAACCTCACTGTATGAAGGAAGAGGCTGTGTGTAAGGTCAGGACAAGCAAGGTAACATAACCTCACTGTATGAAGGAGGAGGCTGTGTGTAAGGTCAGGACAAGCAAGGTAACCTAACCTCACTGTATGAAGGAGGAGGCTGTGTGTAAGGTCAGGACAAGCAAGGTAACCTAACCTCACTGTATGAAGGAGGAGGCTGTGTGTAAGGTCAGGACAAGCAAGGTAACCTAACCTCACTGTATGAAGGAGGAGGCTGTGTGTAAGGTCAGGACAAGCAAGGTAACCTAACCTCACTGTATGAAGGAGGAGGCTGTGTGTAAGGTCAGGACAAGCAAGGTAACCTAACTTCTGTATGAAGGAGGAGGCTGTGTGTAAGGTCAAGGACAAGGTAACCTTATTGTATTAGGAGCATATTGTCTTACTTTGCCGAGGTAAATGCTGTATATTTAgagctgtgtgtgttgtttttatGGATAGTCATCTCCAAACTTTTtaaatgtctgtctgtttctcccccgatctccctcctcttccccatccccccaccccctctcttccCTAGGTTCTCCCCAGGATAAGCGCCCTGTCCTGGCTGTGGTCCCCAGTCCTGCTGCTCCATGTCACCCCGCTGGGAAGGAGGGCCTCAGTGAATGTATGTGGTCGTTCCTTACTTTAACATAAAACGTTCAGATATTAACACAGTAACTGTAAAtaataacaaatatattttttatggaATCTATAATTAGTAACCTGAATGGTGTTCAGAAGTTTACCATCATAAGCGTGATCTATCACCTACTCTTTGTTTTAGAGCTAATTTAGACTAATAAACTGTACACCTAAATGTCTTCTCACATGCtacctcccacctcctcctcctcagaccgctgcaccctgacctttgaccctcGCACGGCCAACGGTCACCTGCTCCTCTGCCAGGAGAACCTACGGGCGGAACACCTGACCTCTGGGCCGCGCCGTGTCCCAGCCCACGAGGCTCGCTTTGACCACACCTGGCAGGTGCTCTGCTTCCAGGGCTTCAAACACGGAAAGCACTACTGGGAGCTGGAGTTGTCCAAGCCATGGGCCTACCTGGGGGTAAGAAGATGTGAAGGCCATGGCAGCCGAAtgatatgtaaatatttgtatacaCTGTATAAAATTGTGCCCGTGTCTTTAGAAATTTTGACTGCACCTCTTCCTACCTTTGACCCCTGCATCTCTCCCCCAGGTGACTTACGAGGGCATCCCCAGGAAGGAAAAGGGGAAAAAGTGCATGGTGGGAATGAACGATCTGTCCTGGAGCCTCCAGCTGGATGAGCGCCAGCTGAGTGCCTGGCACAACGGCCGCCGGGAGACGGTGGCTGGCCACTCCCACCACTCCCGCATCGGAATTCTGCTGGACTACGAGGCTGGAACACTGACGTACTATGGAGATGGGCATACGCGGCTGCATGCCTTCCACTGTGCCTTCACTCAGGAGCTGTTCCCCGCCTGTTGGATAGGGGAGGGCGTGAGCATCACCCTCTGCTCGCCATGACGACAACACGAAAGGGAATGACCATGACCTAACAAATCTTATAGGACTAGTCTTGGGAAACTATaaccctgtttatacctggtgcgAACAtgggtcctttgtcctgatcttgcctacattctgattgtgcctaCATTTCCAGAAATGTGTCTACATACAGTATGCTATTAAAATGTGCCTGTTATTGGTCCATTGTGTCTGCATTTTGACCAGATTTCCTTGTCCCTTTATGCAAATTATTTCACAGCTTTCAAAATAATGTGTATTTATTGTAAGACACATATTGATGTAATCAATGATTTGAGAGTGGAATAAttatgatttaaatggtttctcTATCCGGATCTGTCTACTCTTGTAAAATATCCAGACACTGTGTGTCTGACTACCTCCGGTCACAATCAAATTACAATGTGTCTTTTGATTGTCaacacctgtctaaaaatgtgggcacaatcaggaTGTTGACaggatcaggacaaaggacacaagttagaaccaggtataaatggGGCTTATGGCAACAGGTTCAGTTATTTTTCGGGAACCATAGACATTGCAtcattgtatctgtcccattatggcgtCTGTGAGAGCACGGAAAAGTCTAAACGGGATCCTAGGGACGTCCCAACTCTGGCATCATCCCATTGAAGTTGAATTTTAAACAGTTTTAGTTAGGGTTGGGGGGGTAGATCATTTTGGGCTGttcgtgcatacatttttttctagAGACAAGCCGAAGTTCAAAGCCGAAGTCTATGCCCctttgtcggtgattggtcaacagtagtgatTTTTCAATGAAGTGtatgttgtcattcaacgagagattaATTGTTttcatgtacactaccgttcaaaagtttggggtcacttagaaatgtccttctttttgaaagaaaggcgcattttttgtccattaaaataacatcaaattgatcagaaatacagtgtagacattgttaatgttgtatatgactattgtagctggaaacagctgattttttatggaatgtctacataggcgtacagaggcccattatcagcaaccgtcactcctgtgttccaatgggacGTTGTATTAGCTCATCCAAatgtataattttaaaaggctaattgatccttagaaaacccttttgcaattatgttaacacatctgaaaactgttgttctgattaaagaagcaatacaactggccttctttagactagttgagtatctggagcatcagcatttgtgggttcgattacaggctcaaaatggccagaaacaaataactttcttctgaaactcgtcagtctattcttgttctgagaaatgaaggatattccatgcgagaaattgccaagaaactgaagatctcgtacaatgctgtgttctactcctttcacagaacagtgcaaactgtctctaaccagaatagaaagaggagtgggaggccctggtgcacaattgagcaagaggacaagtacattagagtttctagtttgagaaacagatgcctcacaagtcctcaactggcagcttcattaaatagtacctgcaaaacaccagtctcaacatcaacagtgttcctctgtccagtgtctgttttttttgctcatcttaatcttttctttctataggccagtctgagatatggctttttctttgcaactctgcctagaaggccagcatcccagagtcgcctcttcactgttgacgttgagactggtgttttgcgggtactatttaatgaagctgccagttgaggacttgcgaggcatctgtttctcaaactagacactctaatgtacttgtcttcttgctcagttgtgcactgggttctcccaatcctctttctattctggttagagccaatttgcgctgttctgtgaagggagtagtacacagtgtgtCCCAAGGATCCAGGATAGGACGAAGCGAAGATCTCAAAGGCAGCTCCGTTGAAGCCATCTAATTTTcatctactactacttctatgagttggtaaaACAAACTGAGAGGGTGCACA is a genomic window of Salmo trutta chromosome 10, fSalTru1.1, whole genome shotgun sequence containing:
- the trim65 gene encoding tripartite motif-containing protein 65 isoform X1 translates to METHNLSCAICLDRFKVPVTIPCGHTFCRDCITTHWDTKSKSDIGPHCPICNEKFPTRPILKRNVSLSVLAEATANSAGAFGRDTVPVMRGDMARATPLILCDRHKNPLVYYCRKDNMCVCCECAITECKNHEKVLVEAEKENRELLLRRKSVEVGICMEKTERSIAELTENITKAKVTLQQTSHWVNAKFSMLLKVLAEKQESTENFIEQEKEASLSQVEARLEELQERAKQLRERQSQIATLRNLPDIQLIQESRLVEVPHMKDIPVDVTPNLQERLSGVTDVLSRISKLVSEDLEKAVSTAVGQDKQGSPQDKRPVLAVVPSPAAPCHPAGKEGLSEYRCTLTFDPRTANGHLLLCQENLRAEHLTSGPRRVPAHEARFDHTWQVLCFQGFKHGKHYWELELSKPWAYLGVTYEGIPRKEKGKKCMVGMNDLSWSLQLDERQLSAWHNGRRETVAGHSHHSRIGILLDYEAGTLTYYGDGHTRLHAFHCAFTQELFPACWIGEGVSITLCSP